One Candidatus Hinthialibacter antarcticus DNA window includes the following coding sequences:
- a CDS encoding 1-deoxy-D-xylulose-5-phosphate reductoisomerase: protein MKRLLLLGSTGSIGQQVLDVVRNHTDKFEIAGIATRRNTTLLQEQITEFKPKWAAVSDEDAAKEYPQDTLPQKTEFLYGPNSFCEIAQACDADTAVIATVGAAGFKPTFEAASEGMQIALANKEVLAMAGDLLMKVARDSNSPIIPIDSEHSAIWQCLQCGDHSEVLKIILTASGGPFRGQTPDQFENVKVEEALNHPTWDMGAKITIDSATLFNKGLEVIEAHHLFNQPLDCIDVVVHPQSIIHSMVEFFDGSIMAQLGDADMRTPIQYALSYPERIERTGRKLNLLDTPNLTFFPPDMDSFPCLRLCYEAARIGGTMPAYLSVANEEVVDAFLNERIPFGAIPRLLEASMNKHKPALDYTLEDIHIADAEARQRTSELIQAYAS from the coding sequence ATGAAACGGTTATTATTATTAGGTTCGACAGGTTCGATTGGGCAACAAGTGTTGGATGTCGTACGAAACCACACGGACAAATTTGAAATAGCCGGAATCGCCACCAGGCGGAATACGACCCTACTACAAGAGCAAATTACAGAATTCAAACCCAAATGGGCCGCCGTATCGGATGAAGACGCCGCCAAAGAATACCCCCAAGATACCCTGCCGCAAAAAACCGAGTTCCTGTATGGCCCGAATTCGTTTTGCGAAATAGCCCAAGCCTGCGACGCAGACACCGCCGTCATCGCCACCGTTGGCGCGGCGGGCTTCAAGCCGACCTTCGAGGCCGCCAGCGAGGGAATGCAGATCGCCCTGGCCAACAAAGAGGTGCTCGCGATGGCAGGCGACCTGTTAATGAAAGTCGCCCGCGACAGCAATTCGCCGATCATCCCCATCGACAGCGAACACAGCGCCATCTGGCAATGCTTGCAGTGCGGCGACCACAGCGAAGTGTTAAAAATCATCCTCACGGCGTCCGGCGGCCCGTTTCGCGGCCAGACGCCGGATCAGTTCGAGAATGTGAAAGTCGAAGAAGCCCTCAACCACCCCACCTGGGACATGGGGGCGAAAATCACCATTGATTCGGCCACGCTATTTAATAAAGGCCTCGAAGTCATCGAAGCCCACCATCTGTTCAACCAACCGCTCGACTGCATCGACGTGGTGGTGCACCCTCAGTCGATCATCCATTCGATGGTCGAATTTTTCGATGGCTCCATCATGGCGCAACTGGGCGACGCCGACATGCGTACGCCCATTCAATACGCGCTGTCCTACCCGGAGCGCATCGAACGCACCGGACGAAAACTCAACCTGCTCGATACGCCCAACCTGACCTTCTTCCCGCCGGATATGGACAGTTTCCCCTGCCTGCGCTTGTGTTATGAAGCCGCCCGCATCGGCGGCACCATGCCGGCGTATTTGTCCGTCGCCAATGAGGAAGTGGTGGATGCGTTTCTAAACGAACGCATCCCATTCGGCGCGATTCCCCGTTTGTTGGAAGCCAGCATGAACAAACACAAACCGGCTTTGGATTACACACTGGAAGACATCCACATCGCAGACGCCGAAGCCCGCCAGCGCACATCAGAACTCATCCAGGCGTACGCGTCCTAA
- the gyrB gene encoding DNA topoisomerase (ATP-hydrolyzing) subunit B, with translation MAKDKQPSNANYDESNIVVLEGLQAVRKRPAMYIGSTSTDGLHHLVYEVVDNSIDEAGAGHGSTIDVTIHYDNSITVADEGRGIPVGQHKNYPDKSAMEVVLTVLHAGGKFDNNSYKTSGGLHGVGISVVNALSESLVAEVKRAGEIHYQKFERGLPVGPIEVIGKTKDTGTKILFKPDTKIFEETVFSYDVLATRLRELAFLNRGVTINLTDEREEDKKAVFHFEGGINEFVKYLNKSKNIINPDPIYFCKEREIKVVDGPNESVAVEISMQYNDSYQENIFSFANNINTREGGTHLIGFRSALTRTTNDYIKRNDLIKKSKNEISITGEDLREGLTCVISVKISNPQFEGQTKTKLGNSEVKGLVESIVNEGLSEFFEENPSVAKKIANKVISAAQARDAARNARNLARRKNILDGGGLPGKLADCSEKQPELCEIFMVEGDSAGGSAKQGRNRRFQAILPLKGKILNVEKARLDKVLANEEIQTIITAIGANVGEADFDLSKCRYHKMIIMTDADVDGAHIRTLLLTFFFRQMPQLIESGRIYIAQPPLYRIKKGKKEQYIDTDRDLELYLMQLGIDSVECFPIRDGEEQKAMPPAQFKELLTGIQQLDRFDKRLRRRGLSLHHLLQARADNKNTLPLYRIEHEGKAEYAFSEKEYAQIIARYQVAEEPGAEEKPQPEKPEFHATEFFEAGELEAIIKKIEKSGIDLLLHWPQLEEVNGNGRKHGKNNGKEDEDEDAVPPIYRMEDKANQEASQYLTDVLHFVRQAGGRGIDVQRYKGLGEMNPDQLWNTTMDPETRTILRVNMDDAVEAEEIFTILMGDAVEPRRNFIQEHAPEVAFIDI, from the coding sequence ATGGCAAAAGATAAGCAGCCTTCCAATGCAAATTATGATGAGAGCAATATTGTTGTTCTCGAGGGACTTCAAGCCGTCCGTAAGCGTCCCGCGATGTACATCGGCAGCACCAGCACTGACGGCCTTCATCACCTCGTCTATGAAGTTGTAGACAACTCGATTGATGAAGCCGGCGCCGGGCATGGCTCAACGATTGACGTAACCATTCACTATGACAATTCGATCACGGTTGCCGACGAAGGGCGCGGCATCCCTGTGGGGCAACATAAAAACTATCCCGATAAATCCGCGATGGAAGTTGTTTTGACCGTGCTTCACGCGGGCGGCAAGTTTGATAATAACTCCTATAAGACGTCTGGTGGTTTGCACGGCGTGGGTATCTCCGTTGTGAATGCGCTGTCTGAATCATTGGTCGCTGAAGTAAAACGCGCCGGTGAAATCCATTATCAAAAATTTGAACGCGGGTTGCCGGTTGGGCCAATCGAAGTGATTGGCAAAACCAAAGACACCGGGACGAAAATTCTCTTTAAGCCAGACACGAAAATATTTGAAGAGACAGTCTTTTCGTATGATGTGTTGGCGACCCGCTTGCGTGAATTGGCGTTCTTAAACCGGGGCGTCACTATCAACCTGACCGATGAGCGCGAAGAAGACAAAAAAGCCGTTTTCCATTTTGAGGGCGGCATTAACGAGTTTGTGAAGTACCTCAACAAAAGCAAGAACATCATTAACCCCGACCCTATTTATTTTTGTAAAGAACGCGAAATTAAAGTTGTTGACGGCCCGAACGAATCGGTCGCCGTCGAAATTTCGATGCAGTATAACGATAGTTACCAGGAAAACATTTTCTCATTTGCCAACAACATTAATACCCGCGAAGGCGGGACCCACCTGATCGGGTTTCGCAGCGCTCTCACGCGTACGACCAACGATTACATCAAGCGCAACGATCTGATTAAGAAAAGCAAGAACGAAATATCCATCACCGGCGAAGATTTGCGCGAAGGATTGACTTGCGTTATTTCGGTCAAGATTTCAAACCCGCAGTTCGAGGGCCAAACCAAAACCAAATTGGGCAACAGCGAAGTCAAAGGCTTGGTCGAGTCGATTGTGAATGAAGGGTTGTCGGAGTTTTTTGAAGAGAACCCTTCGGTCGCGAAGAAGATCGCCAATAAAGTCATCAGCGCGGCCCAAGCGCGCGACGCGGCCCGTAATGCGCGCAACCTGGCGCGGCGTAAAAATATTTTAGACGGCGGCGGGCTGCCGGGCAAATTGGCGGATTGCTCAGAAAAACAGCCGGAATTATGCGAAATATTCATGGTGGAAGGCGACTCAGCCGGCGGGTCGGCCAAGCAAGGCCGCAACCGTCGCTTCCAGGCGATTCTTCCGCTCAAAGGTAAAATTCTCAACGTCGAAAAAGCGCGCTTGGACAAGGTGCTTGCGAATGAGGAAATCCAAACGATTATCACCGCTATTGGCGCGAACGTGGGCGAGGCGGATTTTGACTTGAGCAAATGCCGCTACCACAAGATGATTATTATGACCGATGCGGACGTCGACGGCGCCCACATTCGGACGTTATTGTTGACGTTCTTCTTCCGTCAGATGCCGCAACTAATCGAGTCAGGCCGCATCTATATCGCGCAGCCGCCGCTCTACCGCATCAAAAAAGGGAAAAAAGAACAGTACATTGATACGGACCGCGATTTAGAACTCTATCTGATGCAATTGGGTATTGACAGCGTCGAGTGTTTCCCCATTCGCGACGGCGAAGAACAAAAAGCCATGCCGCCCGCGCAATTTAAAGAACTGTTGACTGGCATCCAACAACTCGACCGCTTTGACAAGCGCTTGCGGCGCCGCGGATTGTCGCTTCATCATCTGTTGCAAGCCCGCGCAGACAATAAAAACACCTTGCCGCTCTACCGAATCGAACATGAGGGCAAGGCGGAATACGCGTTCTCGGAAAAAGAATACGCGCAGATTATCGCGCGCTATCAGGTCGCTGAAGAACCTGGCGCCGAAGAAAAACCGCAACCCGAAAAACCGGAGTTTCATGCGACTGAGTTTTTTGAAGCAGGCGAACTTGAAGCCATTATCAAGAAGATTGAAAAATCCGGCATTGACCTTTTGCTCCATTGGCCGCAGTTAGAAGAAGTAAACGGCAATGGGCGTAAACATGGGAAAAACAACGGCAAAGAAGACGAAGACGAAGATGCGGTTCCGCCCATCTACCGGATGGAAGACAAAGCCAACCAAGAGGCGAGCCAATATTTGACTGATGTCTTGCACTTTGTCCGCCAAGCGGGCGGGCGTGGTATCGACGTGCAGCGTTACAAGGGATTGGGTGAAATGAACCCGGACCAATTGTGGAACACCACCATGGACCCGGAAACACGCACCATCTTGCGCGTGAACATGGATGACGCCGTTGAAGCAGAAGAAATCTTTACGATCTTGATGGGCGACGCGGTCGAACCTCGACGCAATTTTATTCAAGAACACGCGCCAGAAGTTGCATTCATCGACATCTAG